A single window of Cellulomonas sp. NTE-D12 DNA harbors:
- a CDS encoding carboxypeptidase regulatory-like domain-containing protein, which produces MNADGRELEALADAPLDELDLEVLRRLDALVDAVDPVPAGLVERIGIALTVEALHAEVAELHLVGEAAGSVRADETSIEAGTITFTTDVLTVMVSVHPEGDRLRVDGWAAPAGLLTVELHQHGDVVVTSSNADGRFSFSDVERGPARFVLRRPAEPTVPIVTPQIEL; this is translated from the coding sequence GTGAACGCCGACGGCCGCGAGCTCGAGGCCCTCGCCGACGCCCCGCTCGATGAGCTCGACCTCGAGGTGCTGCGCCGGCTCGACGCCCTGGTCGACGCGGTCGACCCCGTCCCGGCGGGCCTGGTGGAACGGATCGGCATCGCGCTGACCGTCGAGGCCCTGCACGCGGAGGTCGCCGAGCTGCACCTGGTCGGCGAGGCCGCGGGTTCGGTGCGCGCCGACGAGACCAGCATCGAGGCCGGCACCATCACCTTCACCACCGACGTGCTGACGGTGATGGTGTCCGTGCACCCGGAGGGGGACCGGTTGCGGGTGGACGGCTGGGCCGCCCCGGCGGGACTGCTGACGGTCGAGCTGCACCAGCACGGCGACGTCGTCGTGACCAGCTCGAACGCGGACGGCCGGTTCTCCTTCTCGGACGTGGAGCGCGGACCGGCCAGGTTCGTCCTGCGCCGTCCGGCCGAGCCCACCGTGCCGATCGTGACCCCGCAGATCGAGCTGTAG
- a CDS encoding CHAT domain-containing protein — protein sequence MCPTGAPAQAGSPDLAELTLRVREAERENAEGRPARARRRLLPVLRTLDAVPDGDPDVVRVRAWALMELARSEFETHGSADATVQRLDEMVEAQATHRSQGSGAGWPGLRPAVAGLHGLLALRAGRLDEALTWLDTAVMHIADAEPLDACRMLLNRGVVHAERRELGQARADYAECARRARAEGFARLQFKAEHNRGHLELYAGRLPQALARMEAAARTMPGQWPIALLDRALVLLEAGLVQVADRTFAEAAAQFADQHLPHDVGECELGRAECAAVRGDSAAARQHAAVARHLFRRRGDETWVVRATLGELQADAALLAAAPERDAALRRRWASVSRRAARVEELCRQTGRPLWALSAACLRVEADLARGACDDPAATLELLGPVPVEAPIAVRLQARRVRALLQLAAGRREAAVRDVRAGQRDLRVHRARFGSLDLRTAGAVHGTALADLDLQLATATGRPGSVLDAVERVRAVIGGTPRVTPPEDPVTATLLTELRQLVAENRNLQGRPASDPGRDRLLADSRRLQHEILARSWHEQGRLADDRAARSAEVRRALSDHPGAVLVDVVEHRGEVLGVRADGSGLRLRRLGDAAPLREHVHRVHADLEVLANPLVPRDLRGAAARSLGEGLQALQRTLGAIVDEGGAELVVVAGGWLGLVPWAMLPARRGLPTVVAPSVRHWLTHAGAAPRRPERVTAAAGPGLVHGEDEARRVAGLWPAASALVGEQATVGRMVELLGSPGIVHLAAHGRHEPDNPLFSSVRLADGPLFAHELDGGGSPPHLVVLSSCEVGRTSVRAGGEALGMASVLLRTGVGAVVAATAPLPDDTAIRVMTRAHQLLRDGEPIAPALARATAEDLAVTGQHVPLQVFGAPV from the coding sequence ATGTGCCCCACCGGTGCCCCGGCGCAGGCCGGGTCGCCGGACCTGGCGGAGCTGACGCTGCGCGTGCGCGAGGCGGAACGGGAGAACGCCGAAGGGCGGCCGGCGCGAGCCCGCCGTCGTCTGCTCCCGGTGCTGCGGACGCTCGACGCCGTGCCGGACGGGGACCCGGACGTGGTGCGCGTGCGCGCATGGGCGTTGATGGAGCTGGCACGCAGCGAGTTCGAGACGCACGGCAGCGCCGACGCCACGGTCCAGCGGCTCGACGAGATGGTGGAGGCCCAGGCCACCCACCGGTCGCAGGGGTCCGGCGCCGGGTGGCCGGGGCTGCGGCCCGCGGTGGCCGGCCTGCACGGTCTGCTCGCGCTGCGCGCGGGCCGGCTCGACGAGGCGCTGACCTGGCTGGACACCGCAGTCATGCACATCGCCGACGCCGAGCCCCTGGACGCCTGCCGCATGCTGCTCAACCGCGGCGTCGTCCACGCCGAGCGTCGTGAGCTCGGGCAGGCGCGCGCGGACTACGCCGAGTGCGCTCGGCGGGCGCGTGCCGAGGGGTTCGCCCGCCTGCAGTTCAAGGCGGAGCACAACCGCGGTCACCTGGAGCTCTACGCCGGACGGCTGCCGCAGGCGCTCGCGCGGATGGAGGCGGCCGCCCGCACGATGCCGGGGCAGTGGCCCATCGCGCTCCTCGACCGCGCCCTGGTGCTGCTCGAGGCCGGCCTGGTCCAGGTCGCGGACCGCACCTTCGCCGAGGCGGCCGCCCAGTTCGCGGACCAGCACCTGCCGCACGACGTGGGGGAGTGCGAGCTGGGCCGGGCGGAGTGCGCCGCCGTGCGTGGCGACTCGGCGGCGGCACGGCAGCACGCGGCCGTGGCGCGGCACCTCTTCCGCCGCAGGGGCGACGAGACGTGGGTGGTGCGCGCGACCCTCGGGGAGCTGCAGGCGGACGCGGCTCTCCTGGCCGCGGCACCCGAGCGCGATGCCGCGCTGCGCCGACGGTGGGCCTCGGTGTCGCGCCGGGCCGCCCGCGTCGAGGAGCTGTGCCGGCAGACCGGACGACCGCTGTGGGCGTTGAGTGCCGCGTGCCTCCGGGTCGAGGCCGATCTCGCGCGCGGTGCCTGCGACGACCCGGCGGCGACGCTCGAGCTGCTCGGCCCCGTGCCGGTCGAGGCGCCGATCGCGGTACGGCTCCAGGCGCGCCGTGTCCGAGCCCTCCTCCAGCTCGCGGCGGGGCGACGCGAGGCCGCGGTCCGCGACGTGCGCGCCGGCCAGCGGGACCTGCGCGTGCACCGCGCCCGGTTCGGCTCGCTCGACCTGCGCACGGCCGGCGCGGTGCACGGCACCGCCCTGGCCGACCTCGACCTCCAGCTCGCAACGGCCACCGGCCGCCCGGGATCGGTGCTGGACGCCGTGGAACGGGTGCGCGCGGTGATCGGCGGCACACCGCGGGTCACGCCGCCGGAGGATCCCGTCACCGCGACCCTGCTCACCGAGCTGCGCCAGCTGGTCGCCGAGAACCGCAACCTCCAGGGCCGTCCGGCCAGCGACCCAGGACGTGACCGGCTGCTGGCCGACAGCCGTCGCCTGCAGCACGAGATCCTGGCGCGCTCGTGGCACGAGCAGGGTCGTCTGGCGGACGACCGTGCGGCTCGGTCGGCCGAGGTCCGGCGCGCGCTGTCCGACCACCCCGGTGCGGTCCTGGTGGACGTGGTCGAGCACCGCGGCGAGGTGCTCGGGGTGCGCGCCGACGGCTCGGGCCTGCGTCTACGCAGGCTGGGCGATGCCGCGCCGTTGCGGGAGCACGTGCACCGGGTGCACGCGGACCTGGAGGTGCTCGCCAACCCGCTCGTCCCGCGCGACCTGCGGGGGGCGGCAGCCCGGTCCCTCGGCGAGGGGCTCCAGGCGCTGCAGCGCACGCTGGGCGCGATCGTCGACGAGGGCGGTGCGGAGCTGGTCGTCGTCGCCGGCGGGTGGCTCGGCCTGGTGCCGTGGGCGATGCTGCCGGCACGGCGTGGTCTGCCGACGGTCGTGGCGCCCTCGGTGCGCCACTGGCTCACCCACGCGGGCGCAGCGCCGCGCCGTCCGGAACGGGTCACCGCCGCCGCAGGACCGGGCCTGGTGCACGGTGAGGACGAGGCCCGCCGGGTCGCCGGTCTGTGGCCGGCCGCCAGCGCGCTGGTCGGGGAGCAGGCGACCGTCGGCCGGATGGTCGAGCTGCTCGGGTCCCCGGGGATCGTGCACCTGGCCGCCCACGGCCGGCACGAGCCGGACAACCCGCTGTTCTCCTCGGTCCGCCTGGCAGACGGTCCGCTGTTCGCGCACGAGCTCGACGGCGGTGGCAGCCCGCCGCACCTGGTGGTCCTCTCGTCGTGCGAGGTCGGACGTACGAGCGTCCGCGCCGGCGGCGAGGCCCTCGGCATGGCGAGCGTGCTGCTGCGGACGGGTGTCGGCGCCGTG